One window from the genome of Maylandia zebra isolate NMK-2024a linkage group LG18, Mzebra_GT3a, whole genome shotgun sequence encodes:
- the LOC101486463 gene encoding fizzy-related protein homolog isoform X2: MDQDYECRLLRQINIQNENASPIKALGAVRSLTPTSSPLSSPSKHGDRFIPSRAGANWSVNFHRINEIEKSHNQNRKTKDGTTDSNKADGLAYSALLKNELLGAGIEKVQDPQSEDRRLQPSTPAKRSLFSYSVSTKRALPDEDGNTVSPYSLSPVSSNSQKLLRSPRKPTRKISKIPFKVLDAPELQDDFYLNLVDWSSLNVLSVGLGTCVYLWSACTSQVTRLCDLSVEGDSVTSVGWSERGNLVAVGTHKGYVQIWDAAAGKKLSVLEGHTARVGALAWNADQLSSGSRDRVILQRDIRAPPLQSERRLQGHRQEVCGLKWSTDHQLLASGGNDNKLLVWNHSSVLPVQQYTEHLAAVKAIAWSPHQHGLLASGGGTADRCIRFWNTLTGQPLQCTDTGSQVCNLAWSKHTNELVSTHGYSQNQILVWKYPSLTQVAKLTGHSYRVLYLAMSPDGEAIVTGAGDETLRFWNVFSKMRSTKESVSVLNLFTRIR; encoded by the exons ATGGATCAGGACTATGAGTGCAGGCTCCTCAGACAGATCAATATCCAAAATGAGAATGCAAGTCCCATT AAAGCTCTAGGAGCAGTGCGATCTCTGACACCCACCAGCTCCCCCCTGTCCTCTCCTAGCAAGCATGGTGATCGCTTCATTCCCTCCCGGGCTGGAGCCAACTGGAGTGTCAACTTCCATCGCATTAAT GAAATTGAAAAGTCGCACAATCAAAATAGGAAAACCAAAGATGGCACCACTGACAGCAACAAAG CGGACGGTCTGGCTTACTCAGCTCTGCTGAAAAATGAGCTACTAGGAGCAGGCATTGAGAAAGTCCAGGACCCCCAGTCAGAAGATCGTCGCTTGCAGCCATCTACGCCTGCCAAGAGGAGCCTttttagt TATTCTGTAAGTACCAAGAGAGCTCTTCCCGACGAGGATGGAAACACAGTCTCTCCCTATTCACTATCACCCGTCAGTAGTAACAG TCAGAAACTTCTTCGATCGCCACGAAAACCAACACGCAAGATTTCTAAAATACCTTTCAAAGTTCTGGACGCTCCAGAGCTTCAAGATGATTTCTACCTTAACCTAGTGGACTGGTCCTCTCTGAATGTGCTCAGTGTGGGACTGGGTACCTGTGTCTACTTGTGGAGTGCCTGTACCAGCCAG GTGACTCGTCTTTGTGACCTTTCTGTAGAAGGAGACTCTGTGACGTCAGTGGGCTGGTCAGAGagg GGTAACCTGGTAGCTGTAGGCACCCACAAAGGCTATGTACAAATCTGGGATGCAGCAGCAGGGAAGAAGCTCTCTGTGCTAGAAGGACACACAGCCAGAGTGG GTGCTCTAGCATGGAATGCCGACCAGCTGTCGTCTGGGAGTCGTGATCGGGTGATCCTGCAGCGGGACATCAGGGCACCGCCTCTCCAGTCAGAACGTCGGCTCCaaggacacagacaggaagtctgCGGGCTCAAGTGGAGCACAGACCACCAGCTTCTAGCCTCGGGTGGAAATGATAACAAG TTACTCGTGTGGAACCACTCAAGTGTCCTCCCAGTGCAGCAGTACACGGAGCACTTAGCTGCAGTGAAGGCCATCGCCTGGTCTCCTCACCAACACGGCCTGTTGGCCTCTGGAGGAGGCACAGCCGATCGCTGCATCCGCTTTTGGAACACTCTGACTGGCCAGCCTCTGCAGTGCACAGACACCGGCTCTCAGGTCTGCAACCTGGCCTGGTCCAAGCACACTAATGAACTG GTCAGCACGCACGGTTATTCCCAGAACCAGATCCTCGTGTGGAAGTATCCGTCTCTAACTCAAGTGGCCAAGCTTACGGGGCATTCCTATAGAGTACTTTACCTG GCTATGTCACCTGATGGGGAGGCCATCGTGACGGGGGCTGGAGATGAAACTCTGAGGTTCTGGAACGTCTTTAGCAAGATGAGATCCACCAAG GAATCAGTCTCTGTGTTAAACCTCTTCACCAGGATCCGGTAG
- the LOC101486463 gene encoding fizzy-related protein homolog isoform X1 — translation MLSEPKLNARQKKTFVFCVCRFYGIMDQDYECRLLRQINIQNENASPIKALGAVRSLTPTSSPLSSPSKHGDRFIPSRAGANWSVNFHRINEIEKSHNQNRKTKDGTTDSNKADGLAYSALLKNELLGAGIEKVQDPQSEDRRLQPSTPAKRSLFSYSVSTKRALPDEDGNTVSPYSLSPVSSNSQKLLRSPRKPTRKISKIPFKVLDAPELQDDFYLNLVDWSSLNVLSVGLGTCVYLWSACTSQVTRLCDLSVEGDSVTSVGWSERGNLVAVGTHKGYVQIWDAAAGKKLSVLEGHTARVGALAWNADQLSSGSRDRVILQRDIRAPPLQSERRLQGHRQEVCGLKWSTDHQLLASGGNDNKLLVWNHSSVLPVQQYTEHLAAVKAIAWSPHQHGLLASGGGTADRCIRFWNTLTGQPLQCTDTGSQVCNLAWSKHTNELVSTHGYSQNQILVWKYPSLTQVAKLTGHSYRVLYLAMSPDGEAIVTGAGDETLRFWNVFSKMRSTKESVSVLNLFTRIR, via the exons ATGCTTAGCGAGCCTAAATTGAATGCTCggcaaaagaaaacatttgtatTCTGTGTGTGTCGATTTTACGG GATCATGGATCAGGACTATGAGTGCAGGCTCCTCAGACAGATCAATATCCAAAATGAGAATGCAAGTCCCATT AAAGCTCTAGGAGCAGTGCGATCTCTGACACCCACCAGCTCCCCCCTGTCCTCTCCTAGCAAGCATGGTGATCGCTTCATTCCCTCCCGGGCTGGAGCCAACTGGAGTGTCAACTTCCATCGCATTAAT GAAATTGAAAAGTCGCACAATCAAAATAGGAAAACCAAAGATGGCACCACTGACAGCAACAAAG CGGACGGTCTGGCTTACTCAGCTCTGCTGAAAAATGAGCTACTAGGAGCAGGCATTGAGAAAGTCCAGGACCCCCAGTCAGAAGATCGTCGCTTGCAGCCATCTACGCCTGCCAAGAGGAGCCTttttagt TATTCTGTAAGTACCAAGAGAGCTCTTCCCGACGAGGATGGAAACACAGTCTCTCCCTATTCACTATCACCCGTCAGTAGTAACAG TCAGAAACTTCTTCGATCGCCACGAAAACCAACACGCAAGATTTCTAAAATACCTTTCAAAGTTCTGGACGCTCCAGAGCTTCAAGATGATTTCTACCTTAACCTAGTGGACTGGTCCTCTCTGAATGTGCTCAGTGTGGGACTGGGTACCTGTGTCTACTTGTGGAGTGCCTGTACCAGCCAG GTGACTCGTCTTTGTGACCTTTCTGTAGAAGGAGACTCTGTGACGTCAGTGGGCTGGTCAGAGagg GGTAACCTGGTAGCTGTAGGCACCCACAAAGGCTATGTACAAATCTGGGATGCAGCAGCAGGGAAGAAGCTCTCTGTGCTAGAAGGACACACAGCCAGAGTGG GTGCTCTAGCATGGAATGCCGACCAGCTGTCGTCTGGGAGTCGTGATCGGGTGATCCTGCAGCGGGACATCAGGGCACCGCCTCTCCAGTCAGAACGTCGGCTCCaaggacacagacaggaagtctgCGGGCTCAAGTGGAGCACAGACCACCAGCTTCTAGCCTCGGGTGGAAATGATAACAAG TTACTCGTGTGGAACCACTCAAGTGTCCTCCCAGTGCAGCAGTACACGGAGCACTTAGCTGCAGTGAAGGCCATCGCCTGGTCTCCTCACCAACACGGCCTGTTGGCCTCTGGAGGAGGCACAGCCGATCGCTGCATCCGCTTTTGGAACACTCTGACTGGCCAGCCTCTGCAGTGCACAGACACCGGCTCTCAGGTCTGCAACCTGGCCTGGTCCAAGCACACTAATGAACTG GTCAGCACGCACGGTTATTCCCAGAACCAGATCCTCGTGTGGAAGTATCCGTCTCTAACTCAAGTGGCCAAGCTTACGGGGCATTCCTATAGAGTACTTTACCTG GCTATGTCACCTGATGGGGAGGCCATCGTGACGGGGGCTGGAGATGAAACTCTGAGGTTCTGGAACGTCTTTAGCAAGATGAGATCCACCAAG GAATCAGTCTCTGTGTTAAACCTCTTCACCAGGATCCGGTAG